The window TTTTGTGGCTGGTCATTATGCAACTTTACTGTGGCAACAAATAATTGGAACCAGAAAGAGACGGCGTTACACAGCCCCCAGAGCAGCCACCCTTGGTGTCCGGCGGGCTCTCAACAGCAGCGTCGCCCCTTGCCGCCACCAACAGCAAGTGGCTCTACTCTTGGACAGACGAGCTGCGGAACAGTCACACTGAGGACACAAGATCGGCCAGGACAAATGAGCTGCAGCCACAGCCAGGGCAAGGCTCAGAGCGCGATGCTGAGAAGGACGAAAGGCGCCAGAGAGGACAGCATCCTTTCACTTTTTCGCTATTTGCTGTTtctagtcgccaagtcgtgtccgactctggtgAATCCTGGAATggcaaccttccaggctcctctgacctatCCATTCAAAATAGGCAAATCAGTGTTCAGGTTCAACCTGCGCTGAATTAGGCTCAGTTTAACCTCCACCTAGGGCTTAAACGTCACACCAAGGGCAAGCGTGTGCACAGCATAACGGCCCAGAGGGCTGTGAGCTTCACAGGGCTGGCGTGGGACTCCTCGTGGGGCGGTGGCAGTGGGTGACCTGTGAATGGGTGGTTTTGCAGGCGTTTGCATTTTAGCAATTTGTGAGGGAGGACTTTCATGTTTCTTGCATTTTGGTGTATCTGTGAAATTTCACAGCAAGGAAAGGTTAAAAGTATACGCAACTAACAACACAGACAGCGCGTAAGGCCCAGCAAGCGGAAACGCCAGGAGCGGGTGGTTTGATACGACCTGCTTTCCTGAGGTCGTCAAAACTCTACCCGGAGAATGCCTGGGAAAACGCGAAAGCAAGGCCAGGGTCTCCTGCGGGCAGCGGATGGGCTGGGGCCCCAGCTGACCGCTAGGAAGGGGGCATTGCTCAGGACACATGGGTCAGCCCCAAGCCCCTGTGTCCCCATCTGACTTCACCCCAGGAAGGGGCCTGGGGTTTCGCCTCCCTCAGTCAGGCAGGGACCAGGGAAGGGGCctgaggctggaggcagaggaggggcaCTGGGGACTCAGCCTGGCTGCACTGCGACCGGGCAGAATGGAGCCCCACATTCACGCCTGGCCAAGAAGACCTTGGGGTGCTCCTTCCTGTGTCCCCTGGGGGACTATCTCGAAGCCTCCTCCGGCCCCATGAAGACTGAAAGTGAGGCAAAGGAGGCCTCGAGAGGCCTTGTGTCAAGTGGGCAGACTCTGGGCTACAGCGAGGGGTCCCTGAGGCCCACACCTGTGGCGCAGACCGGGGAGCAGAGGCGGGCGTGGTCCTGCAGGGCCCGGCTGCTGTGCTGCGGAGCCGGCCCTGGGCGCGCCCCACTTGCTGCTCTCACGGCCCTCGGAGACCCCAAGgctctcccagcccctcctccccacagaaAGCCGGGGCCCCAGGGCTGCTGTAGGTCTCAAGCCGGCACAGAGTCTTGGGATCCAGGCGGAGGCTCTCAGGGGACAGAAGCACTCTTCCACATGCGCGTCGGCTTCTGAAGCTTTCGGCTCGCTCGGGCCCACGTGCCGGTCACGCCCGGCGCCCCTCTCCCCACAGGGCTCGCGCCTGCCTTTCTTCACTCTTTCAGCCTCTGCTCTTCACGCCCGCCTCCCCCGCCGCCCCGCAGTGCAGGTATCTGCCGTGCCAGGCTGAGGTGGGCAGGTGGCCTCAGCTGAAGAGCGGCTGGAGAGGCTGTGGTTTTACGTTTTGCTGCTGGGCTGAGGCGCTGTTGCTcttcccaccccagcctccctggACTTGCTCTGTTTCTTTTCACCTGGTCTCGCCACCAGCCCTTTTCTCTGAGCTCAGAGGCCAGAACATGCAGAGCAGCAAACAGCACGTGGTAGGTATTTCTGACCAACCCCTGGTCCCAGGGATACAAGGCTTTAGGTTCCGGGCCCACCTTCCTAACATTGCAGGGAGCCGGGTTCCCCTCATCAGGCAGGTTCTCCGGATAAAAGTTCTGCTCTGGAGGGCTGGAGGGGCAGCCAGGCCCAGGGAAGGCGGGTCTCTCTGCTGTACCTTCTACTAGGCCCTCTGAGAGGCTGCACAGGCCCCCTACACCGGGGAGGGGTCTGCTTCGCTCAGCCCACCTTCCAAAACGAagctcatccagaaacacccccAGACCCCCAGGATAACCTCTGACCAAACCTCTGGGTCCTGAGCCTCTGTCAGGCTGACACACAGCCTTCAGAGCACACAGCTTCACTGGGTCGGTCTTTCCAGCCTCTGGGAACACGGTTTTGTTGCTCTCTCCTGGCCTGAGGCCACAGTTACAGGGCTTCCCCTCGCTGGTCAGGGTGAGCTGGACTGTGCTGAGGCGGCACAGTCGCCTGATCCCAGGGCCGGCCAAGAAAGCTCTGTCCCTGCTGCCGCTAGAAGTGGGTGGGCGGCCATGGGCAGTGGGCTCCTCTCACCCAGGGGCCCAGGAACCCCTGGGCCGGGGTGAGGGCCCACCGTGGGCTTCCTGAAGGCCACAGGGATGTGGGGAGTCCGCATGGTGCCCACGAGTGACCCGCACCTACACCCATGTCCCAGCTGCAGCGGGACTTGgaagggtggggggcggggggtgggcacGCAGGCAGCGGGTTCGCAGAGGGAGGAGGCGCCTCCAGCAGCTCCGGGCCTGCGTGCTGCTGCGAGCGTGGGAGGCAAGTAGAGCCTCCCCAAAACCGGAACTCGCTCTGGCGGCCCCCGGGCAGCTGGGCTGTGAGCCCTGGCTTCAGGGCCGCCCTGGCCGCGTGGCAACTGCGACGTGAAAAGGTACTTcttggggacatccctggtggtccagtggttaagaatctgccttcgtatgcaggggaggcaggttcaatccttgatcggGGGAATtaggaccccacatgcctcaggggcAGCTAAACCCACTCCAGGCAACTACTGAGTGGGCCTACCCCAAGTAAGACCCCATGCagggaaatgaataaataactattaaaaagaaagaaagaaaaagtactcCTTGCCTGTAGCAGCCGGAGGGGCTGGACCTCACACCCCCAGGGGAGGGTGGCTCCTGCAGGACAGTGTGTCAGAGTGCCTGTGGCCGGTGCACCTCTGATTTCCTGGTGAGGCAAAGCGCTGTTTAGCGGCTACTCCATTTTGGccaggaagagaccctggagagaCTTGCTTTTCCTTAGAATGCCAATTTGTGAAATTTCAGAGGCTGGGATTCACAAGAAGAGGAGCTGTCTTTATACACCTTAGCCATGTTCAGAAATCTGTTTTATACTGTGTTAATCTGAtgaccaggatggtgtgatcactcacctagagccagacatcctggaatgtgaagtcaagcgggccttaggaagcatctctacaaacaaagctagtggaggtgatggaattcctgttgagctgtttcaaatcctaaaatatgaagCTGTGAAAGAgcctcactcaatatgccagcaaatttggaagactcagcagtggccacaggactgaaaatggtcagttttcattccaatcccaaagaaaggcaatggcaaagaatgttccaactattgcacaattgtactTGTCTCACACGccagcacagagaaggcaatggcacccactccagtgctcttgcctggagaatcccatggacagaggagcctggtgggctgcagtccatggagtcgctaagagtcggacatgactaagcgacttcactttcacttttcactttcatgcattggagaaggatatggcaacccactccagtgttcttgcctggagaatcccaggggcgggggagcctggtggactgccatctatggggtcgcacagagtcagacacgactgaagcaacttagcagcagcagcacacgctagcatagtaatgctcaaaaaattctccaagccaggcttcaacagtacataaaccaagaacttcagatgttcaagctggatttagaaaaggcagaggaaccagagatcaaattgccaacatccgctggatcatagaaaaagcaagagagttccagaaaaatatctactgctttattgactacgccaaagcctttgagtgtatggatcacaacaaactgtggaaaattctttagcagatggaagtaccagaccacctgacctgcctcctgagaaatctgtgtgcaggtcaggaagcaacggttaaaactggacatggaacaatagattggttccagattgggacaggagtacgtcaaagctgcatattgtcaccctgcttatttaacctatatgcagagtacatcatgcaaaatggagggctggatgaagcacaaactggaatcaagattgccgggagaaacagcaataacctcagatatgcagatgttatCACCCTTATGGgggaaagtgaagaataacttaagagcctcttgactaaagtgaaagaggagaatgaaaaaagttggcttaaagctcaacattcagaaaactaagatcacggcatctgggcccatcacttcatggcaaatagatggggaaacaggggaaacagtgacaggctttatttttcttggctccaaaatcactgcagatggcagatggtgactgcagccatgaaactaaaagacacttgctccttggaagaaaagctgtgttcaatctagacggcatattaaaaagcagagacattactttgccgacaaaagtccgtttgctcagagctatggtttttccagtggtcatgtatagatgtgagagtcggaccataaggAAAGCCAAGCGCagaagaatttgatgcttttgaactctggagttggaggagactcttgagagtcccttggactgcaaggagatccaaccagtccatcctaaaggaaatcagtcctgaatgttcattgaggggactgatgttgaagctgaaactccaatactttggccacctgatgcgaagaactgactcatttgaaaagactctgacattgggaaagattgagggcaggaggagaaagggacgacagaggatgagatggttggatagcatcacccactcgatgggcctgagtttgagcaagctataggagttggtgatggacagggaagcctggcatgctgcagtccatggggtcacaaagagtcggacacaactgactgactgaactgaactgaactgaatccaaccCTTGGGGGACTGTGGGAGGCTCCTTCAGGGCAGGCCACACGGGCTGCTGGGTGCTGACTTGCAACCAGGAAGGACCCAAACCCTGCCTGGAGCGAGGACTCAGAACCGGGGGGCCAGTGCCCCTCAGAGGGGAGGCCTGTGCTGCCGGGGGCCTGGCAGTTGGGGTGGGGCTCCTCTGGGCCTGGGGGGTGAGGCCGAGTGGGGCCTGGCAGGGGCCCTGAGTGGGGACAGTGGGCGCTGCAGCAGGCTTGGGCCCGAGACCCCCTGGCTGGGGAACGTCCTGGGACCACACCCTAAATAGGTCCTGACTTGAGCGCCTGGGGCAGAAAGCCAGCTCTTGGATCGCGACCATCCCACCCTGCCTGTGTGTATCGTCTCTGTGATTTGCTCACCTTCCCAGTGCCAGGCCAATTCATACATTTACAAAACAACAAGAAATTTAAGCTTCTGAGGAAGCAAAACTGACATGAGGCAGGGTTCGGGCCCCACGAAGGACGCCCTCCAGCATCCGGCTCACTCCCAAACCGGTCAAAGCTCGGCCTCGTGACCCCAGCTCTTAGTCCTCCTCGCTGGTGTCCACACTGCAGCCACCACCCTAAGACATGTTTTCAGGGGAGCAGGAGGTGGCTGTGATGCGGGACCCTGCGGGCTCAGCTCCCACGAAGAGCACAGTGGCCAACATCCAGACTGCACTGCGGGCGTGAGCACACCGTCTGGCCCCTGCTCGACACGCTGCGCACGAACACCTGCTGCCGGGCTTCGCGCTGCTCGCCCACTCGGTGAAGGCGGGTGGGCACCTGGGGGCATCTCCAGGGAAGTGCGTGTGAGCCTGGAGAGGGCCCTGCCCAGAGGGCACATGGGCTGGGGAGCTCCTGAATGTGTTGTcctgtgtgtgttctgtgtgtgtgtgtgtgttgcgtgtGTGCGTATACTGACGTGCAGGGCATGATGAGGCTGCAGGAGGTTCGTGGGAATGACCAGGATCAACCTTTTATCccctggtggggagaggggccagTGAAGGGGCCTGAGAGGAAGGCAGGGTGagccctggggctcctggagagGCTGACAGTCTGCGGGACGCAGACGGAGGCCCCGGGAGGGGAGGGGGGTCCGTGGGCACTGGCCTGTTCAGACTCCGGGGAACGGGCAAGGGAGAGTCCCTGCTGGGGTGAACGGGCACTGGGGGGGGGGGCCAGAAGGGGGGCCTGAGCCACAGGCCTGGCGGCCCCTGGACCCTCACCTCCTCTCCTCGTCCAGTCTAGGGACCGAAGGTGGCTGGCGACGTCTGCAGCGCACAGCTCGGGGTCGGGTCGCCCATGAGTCCCCCTCCATGACGGGGGTCTGGGCTGGCCTCCAGCCGCTTCCTGCCTCCAGAGTCCTTCCCAGACCCAGAGAAGCAGGTGGTCCAGCCCCGAGACATCAGTGGGGCCTAGAGCTGCGCCTCCGCCGCCAGCGCCTGAATGTCTGGGCGCTGGTCCTGAGCCTCCTTCTGACCATCATATTTATCACTGTTTTTGCCACTGGATCAGGGCCTAGTTTCAGTGTTCGGTTTAGGATTTAACACAGCAAGGAGGCTAGCAGTAGCTGCTCATGGCCAACACCAAGTCCTGGACGGTCCACAGCAGGCTCCGCACCAGCGGCGGTGGCCCCTCCGCCCCGACCCCTGCCCTTTCCTGCCGCAGTTTACAGAGACCCAGCTGAAGGCTGGTGAATTCAATAAAGTGCACGGACGGTCCCCAGCCGGTCCCCAGCCTGCCTCGGCGGCTCAgcgccctcccccgccccgctgTGCTGCTCTGGTTTTGCTGGTTTCTGGCTTCCAGCTGGGAGCAACAGCTGGAGTAGGGTCCCAGGATAGGCGTCCCTCCTTTCCCAAGGCCTGACCCTGATCCCAGGACACTCTGTGTCCGGAACACCCTTGACCCTCGGGATCAGACAGTCAGTTGGCAGGGAGCAGCTGGGCTAGGGCAACTGCGGCAGCCCAAGCTCTCTAGGGAGGCACTGCTCTTAGTATCTGGGGGCCCGTCTCCCTCCCAGCTGCCGGGAAGGTCCAGCCTGCTGCACCCCGCTGCTGCCTTCTCCAGCCTATCCCGGCTCCTCCAGAGGGTGCCAGGGGATGAGTGGCCTGAGGCAGCACAGGGCAGCTAGAGTGAGGAGCAGCCACCTTGGCACCAGGCGCTCTGGCCCTGGCTAAACCCTGGAAAGGTCAGCCCCCGACGAGGGAGGCAGCCCCTTCCTGTCCTCTCAGGGCCCTGGAGGTGCGGGCGCTTAGGCAGCCCAGGGCAGACCGCGTTCACGAGCCAGGCTGCGGTGGCGGAAGCCCCCCCACACTGATGTCCATCCCCGCTCCCCTCTGTGATCCCCGACCCTCCCTCTCACTTCACCctacctcccccacccctcagaaGTGGCTGGGGGTAGAGGTCTCTGGGCAGGTCGTGGGGGCCCTGAGGGGGTGGTAAGCAGAGGGGGGCAGCTCCAGGGAGGGTGTGTCCTGGAGGCGGGGCTGGACCACCTGCTTCTCTGGGTCTGGGAAGGACTCCGCAGGCAGGAAGCGGCTGGAGGCCAGCCCAGACCCCCATCACGGAGGGGGACTCGTGCATGACCGGACCCTGGGCTGTGCGCTGCAGAGGGCGGGAAGGACGGGCTCCCAGTCACATGGAACTCTTGGTCCCGCTCTGCCATGGCCCCTCCCGGGGGGCCGCACGGGCCCACATTTCCTGGAGCCCCTCGGGGGACTGGGCCTCTGCACTGTGTCCTGCCTTCTACTGTGCCTCTCAGGACAGAGTGCATAAACCGGAAAGCCCACCAAATGCCTGAGCCAGGCGGAGGCTGGagcagcccctgccctgcccaggacTGTGCTGGGGATGCGGGTAAACGAGCAGACCAGAGCTGGGGGGCAGGGCTGTGACCTCCCCCACAGCAGAGGGCTCCGGAGACATTCGCAGGCGCGTCCCTCGGGGCGCAGTGGAGGACAGGCAGCCGGAGCCCacaagcccaggaggcagggcaGCTGCGAGGACTGGGGGAAAATCTCGCCACCCGGTGACCCCACGGCCCCTGTTGTGAACTGGGCTTCAGACCAGATCCTGTGGCTGACTGAGAGCAGGGCCCTGGGCGGGGGAGCTTTCGGGCACATCCCCCAGactgccctggggtggggggagggtgcggAATAGGTGGGTCCTGGGTAACAGAGTCCAGGACTCCGGATTCCCAGCATCTCAGGGAGTGGGCTCAGGGCCCAGGTCTAAAGCTGAACATCACCAGGTGCCCTTTCCCGAGGGGCACGCGGGCCCTGGCCACCCTCGGAGCGGGGCCAGCCCCCGCGGGCGCCCAGGCCCGGGAGAAGAGGAAGCAGGCGGGGCGCGCAGGCCTCTCTGCGGCTTCGGGGGAGAGCCTCGCACACAGGGTGGCTGCGGGGGTGCTGGAGCGGCTCCCAGGGCCCACCCCAGCAGGCAGGAAACCTAAACCAACACCCCTTCCTGGGAGAGGAGCAGACAAGGACCACCTCAGCGCCCCAGGGGTGCAGGCGCCACACCCACAGCACTTCCATTCCGCTCTCCAATCTGCCCAAGACCCAGATGGACCTGGAGGAGGCTCTGGACGCAGCGGACTAAGCCCTGGGAGCCCAGGGGCAGCTGCCCGGGCAGACTGTCGGCCTGGCCCGGGGCACCCGAGGCTGGCCTGGGAGCCTTGCCGCAAAGGGACACAACCGGTGGGATGGCCTTGCTCCTAACAGGACGGCCCAGGCCTGGCCATCACCGCCCACAGCCTCACACACAGGTGAGGGCAGAGACAGGAGAACACGTGGCCCTGCGGTCTGAAGAGAGCGGAGGCCTGGCCACAGAGCCGACCCACCCTGTCCCTGAGGAGGGGCACAGCCTCAAGCCCAGAGCCGTCCTGCCAGCACGCCTGCTCCCCCTGGAGCCACCGCAGGTCCCATGAGACATgacggggggcgggggaggcaggaaggccaggctgCATGGACACACAGGCCCAGGGCTCCCAGCGGCTGCCAGACGCCTGGCAGGCGTCCTGCCTCTGCACAGCTGGCCCTGGTCccgctcccccagcccctgggggaCCGTGGGAGGCTCCTCGGGGCAGGCCACACGGGCTGCTGGGTGCTGACCTGCAACCGGGAAGGACCCAAACCCCGCCTGGAGTGGGGACTCAGGACTGGGGGGCCAGTGCCCCTCAGAGGGGAGGCCTGTGCAGCTGGGGGGCTGGCGGTGGGGGCGGGGTTCCTCTGGGCCCGGGGGTGAGGCTGAGTGGGGCCTGGCAGGAGGCCCCGAGTGGGGACAGTGGGCGCTGCAGCAGGCTTGGGCCTGAGACCCCCCAGGCTGGGGAAGAGTCCCAGAGTCCGAACACAGTGCTCTATGGGAAGCGAGATGCCCTCTCCACCTGCTTACTTCCTCCAACCTTGGTGTAACATGATGCGCAGCGGTCCCTCCCACCTCCGAGGACCAGCCCAAACAAAACAGTCAGGAAACGAAACTACTGGGCAGGCCCGCCCCCCAGGCCCCCCTATATCCGGACCTCATCTGCACCGGCTCTGCATCCGGGAACACACGTCTCGATCCTGCTCCTTTGCTTCAGCGCCTGGTTCCCTCTGCGCCAGAGATGATCAAGGAAGAGCACGAGGTGGCCGGGCTGGGGGCGCCCCAGAGCCAGGTGGCCGTGCTGGGGGCGCCCCAGAGCCCGGCGCCCGTGACGACCACGGTGATCAACATCCGCAGCGACACTGCCCTGCCCGACCACATCGTGTGGTCCCTGTTCAACACCATCTTCATGAACTGGTGCTGCCTGGGCTTCGTGGCATTCGCCTACTCTGTGAAGGTGGGTGGGCACCTGGGCGTCTCCAGAAAGTGCTGGGAGCCTGGAGAGGCCCAGCCCGGTGACACGTAGGGTTGGGGAGCCCCTGTGTGTTGTTTTGTGtacatggggtgtgtgtgtgtgtgtgtgtgtgtgtgtgtgtgtgtgtgtgtgtacatgcaggTCATGATGAGGCTGCAGGGGGCGTGTGGGGATGACCAGGGTCAGACTTTTGTCTCCTGGCAGGTGAGTGGCCAGTGAGGGGGCTGAGAGGAAGGGTGGGAGAGCCCTGGGCCTCCTGGAGAGGCTGACTGTGGGAAAGGTCATGGAGACCCCAGGAGGGGAGGAGCGCTCACCGGCCACAGTCGTGCTCAACTCCAGGGGGCGGGCGGGTGTAGGTCCTCGCGAGGAACGGGCAGTGGGGGGCCAGCAGGGGGGCCTGAGGCACAGGCCCCTCaccacctctcctcccccagtCTAGGGACCGGAAGATGGTCGGCGACATCACTGGGGCCCAGAGCTACGCCTCCACCGCCAAGTGCCTGAACATCTGCGCCCTGGTCCTGGGCATCCTTCTGACTATCGTCCTCATCATCCTTGTGTCCACCGGCTCCCTGATGATCGTCCAAGCAATCTTGGGGCTCATACAGAACTACGGAGGCCACTAGTCCCTGCCCACAGCCCGAGGCAGTCACCCCTTTTTCCTACAGCCTATGCAGGCATCTGTCCACCAAGAAATAAAAGGAGGCATTTGTATGTGAGGGCGCTGTGTTTTGACCTGGGGAGGGGGCCCTTGAGAGTCCCAGCCTGGCCGTGAGCCCGAGCCCGCCTCCTCCCACCCCGCACTGTCCCACATGCTCTGAGGCTCTAGGCGGGGCCCGGCCAGTCCTCTGGCCCGGCGTGCATGGGGCGTTGGGCTGGGGCTGCAGTTACTGGTCAGGGGGTTGGGGTGTGGGTTCCTCAAGGGTTGGGCGCCGAACACCCTCGGCTCTGTTGACAAAACAGAAGAAACCACTCAGAAGCCTGCAAATAAGAAGATAGTTTGGCGCCTTAGGATTTGCAGTTGGAGAAATGCAGATTCGGGTGGCAAGTCAACTGTGCTCCAGGCAAGTCCAGAGGGCGGGGGTCACAACACAGCGAGGACGGTCCAGAGCACGGAGGTTCCAGAAAGGGGGCGGCGCCAGCAGGCCAGGGTCACGGCCTGCAGCTGACTGGTGGCTAACAGCTTTCCAGGGAGCGAAGAGCAGGAGTTCCGGGGGTCTGAGGGAGGCCCGGCCAGGACGCTGGTCAGTTCCGGCTCTCCTGGCGCCCAGCTCCCTCTCACACCCTGCGGCACGTCCCTCTCGTCACTGTCCTTCGCACGGCCCCGCAGGCCCCCTCTGCCGGGAAGGCCACAGGAGCACCGCGCCCACCGCTGCAGAGAGAGCCCCGTGCTGCTCAGCTAGAGGAgaggcccctgccctgccctctgccctcgaCCCCAGCCCCATCCTTCTTCTGCCATGGCCTCCAGACACGGGGGCACTCGAGGGCAGGGCAGACCCGCCCACCCCCATCTGGGCCGGGGCGTGTGGAGGCGCAGCGGAGCCACCCCCTCGTCCCCTGACTCCTCATGTGGGTCCCCTCCCCAGTCTGTGCCTACCCCAGCCCCCTGACTGGGGGAGGCTGCGGGGAGGCTGGGATCCCAGGGTGGGCCAGGAGGGAGCCCCTCTCCCTGTGGGTCTGACACCCGTGAGCACGAGGGGcagcaccaaggaagtcctggcgGAGGCTGGCAGGCACACCCCTCAGGGTCGGGAAGGACTTCCTCCAAGGCGGGGGAGAGCCAGCAGCCGGCAAAGCCCTGGGGCTGGCAGGGGCGCTGCCCAGCGGCGCAGACCCCGCTGGGTGGGCTGGGGGGGCAGAATCTTCCCGTGCCAGCAGCAACAGGAAGGGGCCAGGGGCAcgcctgcccacccccagcctgggACTCATctgccctgctctgccctcccCAGGCTGGGACCAAACCTGGCATCTTAAGGAGCCCTGTCTTCTCAGTTCCTCCGAGGCCCAGTCCAGGCAAAGCAGAGGCAGGGCCTTCTCCCCACGGGCTCCTTGGAAAAGGGACCCCCGTCACCCTGGCCCAGGGCTCCAACCTCCCCCCCCGCTCTGTCCTCCTGCGCCCCCAACTCTTTCAGCCCAGCCCA is drawn from Ovis aries strain OAR_USU_Benz2616 breed Rambouillet chromosome 21, ARS-UI_Ramb_v3.0, whole genome shotgun sequence and contains these coding sequences:
- the LOC114110138 gene encoding interferon-induced transmembrane protein 1-like, whose product is MIKEEHEVAGLGAPQSQVAVLGAPQSPAPVTTTVINIRSDTALPDHIVWSLFNTIFMNWCCLGFVAFAYSVKSRDRKMVGDITGAQSYASTAKCLNICALVLGILLTIVLIILVSTGSLMIVQAILGLIQNYGGH